In Arthrobacter sp. CDRTa11, one DNA window encodes the following:
- a CDS encoding TetR/AcrR family transcriptional regulator → MPKIVDAEARRSEVVEAVFRIIAVDGLERVSLREVADEAGLAVGSVRHYFAGSEELLTYSFATVVDRILFRLGEALPAVLASAHGAVQQNEAVLTLLGELLPVDESRAVEACAWMAFKNAARIRPFLAAEADRSHREVAVIIGQVIIAVMADDGGGRESLVIEAERLLATLDGLCMHALLQPEWMTAGMCRDVLERHVEALAAAPAITVRGLRE, encoded by the coding sequence GTGCCAAAAATCGTGGATGCCGAAGCCCGGCGCAGTGAAGTCGTAGAGGCTGTCTTCAGGATCATCGCAGTGGACGGTTTGGAGCGTGTTTCACTCCGTGAGGTGGCGGACGAGGCAGGCCTGGCGGTGGGATCGGTCAGGCACTACTTTGCCGGCAGCGAAGAGCTCCTCACCTACTCGTTTGCGACAGTGGTGGACCGCATCCTTTTCCGTTTGGGGGAGGCCCTGCCAGCCGTCCTCGCGAGTGCTCACGGAGCGGTGCAGCAAAACGAAGCTGTTTTAACCCTGCTGGGTGAATTACTGCCGGTCGATGAAAGTCGGGCGGTGGAGGCGTGCGCCTGGATGGCGTTCAAGAACGCAGCCAGAATCCGGCCCTTCCTCGCGGCGGAAGCGGACCGAAGCCACCGGGAGGTGGCCGTCATCATCGGCCAGGTGATTATTGCCGTGATGGCGGACGACGGCGGCGGGCGGGAGAGCCTCGTCATTGAGGCCGAGCGGCTCCTGGCAACCCTCGACGGCCTGTGCATGCATGCCCTGCTCCAACCCGAGTGGATGACCGCCGGGATGTGCCGGGACGTCCTGGAGCGGCACGTTGAAGCACTCGCTGCCGCCCCGGCCATTACCGTCCGGGGGCTTCGGGAATAG
- a CDS encoding DUF3117 domain-containing protein, with protein sequence MAAMKPRTGDGPMEVTKEGRSLIMRVPLEGGGRLVVELNAAEAANLKECLVGVTE encoded by the coding sequence ATGGCGGCTATGAAACCACGCACCGGCGACGGCCCTATGGAAGTCACCAAAGAGGGCCGCAGCCTGATCATGCGTGTGCCGCTCGAAGGCGGCGGACGGCTTGTGGTCGAACTCAATGCAGCGGAAGCGGCCAACCTCAAGGAATGCCTCGTCGGCGTTACCGAATAA
- a CDS encoding DivIVA domain-containing protein, producing the protein MSYFLVFLAIVLIGVAAWAGAGGKAGTLFSRTRTGTGGSTGLPDEGHSDRGLLDGGFEQPVANLPPVLLPAEANPADVDRVRFSLGLRGYRMDQVDQVLDELRDQLAAKEAELERLRTRLLEAEQSQRASAGAADEAEAVALEAHGDRPPTMSRPEREKAEGTL; encoded by the coding sequence GTGAGCTATTTTCTGGTTTTTCTTGCCATCGTGCTGATCGGTGTGGCCGCCTGGGCCGGTGCCGGCGGCAAGGCCGGCACATTGTTCAGCCGTACCCGGACCGGGACCGGTGGAAGCACCGGGCTGCCTGACGAAGGACATTCTGACCGTGGACTTCTTGACGGCGGGTTCGAACAGCCGGTGGCGAACCTTCCGCCGGTCCTGTTGCCGGCAGAAGCGAACCCGGCCGACGTCGACAGGGTCCGGTTTTCCCTTGGCCTGCGGGGCTACCGCATGGACCAGGTGGACCAGGTACTGGATGAGTTGAGGGACCAGCTGGCAGCCAAGGAAGCGGAACTGGAACGGCTCCGGACTCGGCTGCTTGAGGCCGAGCAGTCCCAGCGGGCCTCCGCGGGGGCCGCTGATGAGGCCGAAGCCGTGGCACTGGAGGCTCACGGCGATCGGCCTCCAACCATGTCCCGGCCTGAGCGGGAAAAGGCCGAGGGCACACTTTGA
- the galE gene encoding UDP-glucose 4-epimerase GalE codes for MKILVTGGTGYIGSHTVLSLQEAGHDVVVIDNLVNSSEESLRRVAELTGKTAEFHNVDLVDEAAVDGVFSANAIDAVIHFAGLKAVGESVREPLKYYYNNLVGTLNLIRVMDRHDVRSIVFSSSATVYGEHNPVPYVEKMEIGANNPYGRTKEQIEDILADLGAADTRWHIALLRYFNPVGAHPSGRIGEDPQGIPNNLVPFIAQVAVGRREKLMVFGGDYDTPDGTCLRDYIHVVDLADGHVAALNHVADRSGVFRWNLGSGKGSSVLEVLRSFEKAVGKPIPYEVTGRRAGDLPAFWADAASALADLSWSTTKTVDQMCEDHWRWQKNNPLGYGS; via the coding sequence ATGAAAATTTTGGTCACTGGTGGCACCGGGTATATCGGCTCGCACACAGTTTTGTCCCTGCAGGAAGCCGGCCATGACGTGGTGGTCATCGATAACCTGGTGAACTCCAGCGAGGAGTCGCTGCGGCGTGTTGCCGAACTCACCGGGAAAACGGCCGAATTCCATAACGTGGACCTCGTGGACGAGGCCGCGGTGGACGGAGTTTTTTCGGCCAATGCCATTGACGCGGTCATCCACTTTGCCGGCCTGAAGGCGGTGGGCGAGTCCGTGCGTGAGCCGCTGAAGTACTACTACAACAACCTGGTGGGCACCCTGAACCTGATCCGGGTCATGGACCGCCACGACGTCCGGTCGATCGTCTTCAGCTCCTCGGCCACGGTTTACGGCGAACACAACCCGGTCCCCTACGTCGAGAAGATGGAAATCGGGGCCAACAATCCTTACGGCCGGACCAAGGAACAGATCGAAGACATCCTCGCGGACCTTGGCGCCGCGGACACCCGTTGGCACATCGCCCTGCTCAGGTACTTCAACCCGGTGGGCGCCCACCCCTCCGGCAGGATCGGCGAGGATCCGCAGGGCATCCCGAACAACCTGGTCCCGTTCATTGCACAGGTGGCCGTGGGCCGGCGCGAAAAGCTGATGGTGTTCGGCGGCGACTACGATACCCCCGACGGCACCTGCCTGCGCGACTACATCCACGTCGTGGACCTCGCCGACGGCCACGTGGCAGCCCTGAATCATGTAGCTGACCGGAGCGGTGTGTTCCGCTGGAACCTCGGCTCCGGCAAGGGCTCCTCCGTGCTGGAGGTGCTGCGCTCCTTTGAGAAGGCTGTCGGAAAGCCCATCCCCTATGAAGTAACCGGCCGCCGCGCCGGCGACCTGCCGGCATTCTGGGCCGACGCCGCCTCCGCACTCGCCGACCTGAGCTGGTCCACCACCAAAACGGTGGACCAGATGTGCGAGGACCACTGGCGCTGGCAGAAGAACAACCCCCTCGGCTATGGCTCCTGA
- the dapD gene encoding 2,3,4,5-tetrahydropyridine-2,6-dicarboxylate N-succinyltransferase, whose translation MTETATSAVPENQNPTLEARSAYGFGLATIATATGKENSQATVLDVWFPAPALGVAAEKLRAVENADENLAQLAESGADADRGTEQKVVFVQINLDEAPADTADAYLRLHLLSHRLVRPNSINLDGVFGKLPNVVWTNFGPAAVEGFELTRARLRRRGAVTVYGIDKFPRMVDYVVPSGVRIADADRVRLGAHLAEGTTVMHEGFVNFNAGTLGTSMVEGRISAGVVAGDGSDVGGGASIMGTLSGGGKEKIAIGERVLLGANSGVGISIGDDSVVEAGLYVTAGTRVRVPGPKDEVGEDTTKIVKAIELSGVPNLLFRRNSTTGAVEALPRKGQTVELNTALHAN comes from the coding sequence ATGACTGAGACCGCTACCTCCGCTGTGCCCGAAAACCAGAACCCAACCCTTGAGGCCCGTTCCGCCTACGGCTTCGGGCTGGCCACCATCGCGACCGCCACAGGCAAAGAAAATAGCCAGGCCACTGTCCTTGATGTCTGGTTCCCGGCACCTGCCCTCGGGGTTGCCGCAGAAAAGCTGCGCGCCGTGGAAAACGCTGATGAAAACCTGGCCCAGCTTGCAGAGAGCGGCGCCGACGCCGACCGCGGCACCGAGCAGAAAGTCGTCTTCGTCCAGATCAACCTCGACGAAGCCCCGGCCGACACCGCGGACGCCTACCTCAGGCTGCACCTTCTCTCCCACCGCCTGGTCCGGCCCAACAGCATCAACCTCGACGGCGTGTTCGGCAAGCTCCCGAATGTTGTATGGACCAACTTTGGCCCCGCCGCTGTGGAGGGCTTTGAACTCACCCGGGCACGCTTGCGCCGCCGTGGCGCCGTCACCGTCTATGGGATCGACAAATTCCCGCGCATGGTGGACTACGTTGTCCCCTCAGGTGTACGGATCGCCGACGCCGACCGTGTCCGTCTGGGTGCCCACCTGGCCGAGGGGACCACCGTTATGCACGAAGGGTTTGTGAACTTCAACGCGGGAACCCTGGGAACCTCCATGGTGGAAGGCCGCATCTCTGCAGGTGTGGTGGCCGGTGACGGCAGCGACGTTGGCGGCGGCGCCTCGATCATGGGCACTCTTTCCGGCGGCGGCAAGGAGAAAATCGCCATCGGTGAGCGCGTCCTCCTGGGTGCCAACTCCGGCGTCGGCATCAGCATCGGCGATGACTCGGTGGTCGAGGCCGGACTCTACGTCACGGCAGGAACACGCGTTCGTGTGCCGGGCCCCAAGGACGAGGTGGGCGAGGATACCACCAAGATCGTCAAAGCCATCGAGCTCTCAGGGGTCCCCAACCTGCTGTTCCGCCGCAACTCCACCACCGGCGCTGTGGAGGCCCTGCCGCGCAAGGGCCAGACGGTGGAACTCAACACCGCCCTGCACGCCAACTGA
- the sigE gene encoding RNA polymerase sigma factor SigE: MSSSVVAPVPAVEDSTVEWVRPTWEEVVSNHSAKVYRLAYRLTGNKFDAEDLTQEVFVRVFRSLDNFKPGTLDGWLHRITTNLFLDQARRKSRIRFDALAEDAESRIPGREPGPEQSFEFNNLDLDVQAALEELPPDFRAAVVLCDLEGLSYDEVAAALGVKLGTVRSRIHRGRTMLREKLAHRDPRPQQSRKPKLSMPRIAGIL, from the coding sequence ATGTCATCATCAGTTGTGGCACCTGTCCCTGCAGTAGAAGATTCCACGGTTGAATGGGTCAGGCCCACGTGGGAAGAGGTCGTGTCCAACCACTCGGCCAAGGTCTACCGGCTTGCCTACCGTCTCACGGGTAACAAGTTCGACGCTGAGGATCTCACCCAGGAAGTCTTTGTTCGCGTTTTCCGGTCACTTGATAACTTCAAGCCGGGAACCCTCGACGGATGGCTGCACCGGATCACCACCAACCTGTTCCTTGACCAGGCCCGGCGCAAGAGCAGGATCCGTTTTGACGCGCTGGCAGAAGATGCGGAATCCAGGATCCCGGGACGGGAACCCGGACCCGAGCAAAGCTTCGAGTTCAACAACCTTGACCTAGACGTCCAGGCTGCCCTTGAGGAGCTGCCGCCGGACTTCCGGGCAGCCGTGGTCCTGTGTGACCTTGAGGGGCTGTCCTACGATGAGGTTGCGGCCGCCTTGGGTGTCAAGCTGGGCACGGTCCGGTCACGCATCCATCGCGGGCGGACCATGCTGCGTGAAAAGCTGGCCCACCGGGATCCCCGGCCCCAGCAGTCGCGCAAACCAAAGCTCTCGATGCCGCGCATCGCCGGCATCCTCTGA
- a CDS encoding O-methyltransferase, producing MSADKSTSWSYAEDLPAEDEVMLRARERSFELGVTPVGPGVGAVLTVLAAASKAQTAVEIGTGAGVSGVCILRGLGTQAVLTTIDVDVEHLKAAREAFSEAGSPANRTRTISGRAGDVLPRLTDAAYDLVFIDADKPGLPGYVEQAIRLLKAGGLLIINDALDKDRVANPADREASTVVLRQVGKTIRDDDRLASAMLPTGDGLLVAVKK from the coding sequence ATGAGCGCCGACAAGTCCACGAGCTGGTCCTATGCAGAAGATCTGCCCGCAGAGGATGAAGTTATGCTGCGGGCGCGCGAGCGCTCCTTCGAGCTCGGCGTGACGCCTGTCGGTCCCGGCGTCGGTGCGGTCCTGACGGTCCTGGCGGCAGCATCAAAGGCCCAGACCGCCGTCGAAATCGGCACAGGAGCGGGGGTCTCCGGCGTCTGCATCCTCCGCGGCCTGGGAACGCAGGCTGTACTGACCACCATCGACGTGGACGTTGAGCACCTGAAGGCCGCCCGCGAAGCGTTCTCAGAGGCAGGAAGTCCAGCCAACCGCACCCGGACCATTTCCGGCCGGGCCGGCGATGTCCTGCCCCGCCTCACGGACGCGGCCTATGACCTGGTGTTCATCGACGCCGACAAGCCTGGCTTGCCTGGCTATGTGGAACAGGCCATCCGGCTCCTCAAGGCCGGCGGCCTGCTCATCATCAATGACGCCCTGGACAAAGACCGGGTAGCCAACCCTGCGGACCGGGAGGCCAGTACGGTGGTGCTCCGCCAGGTGGGCAAGACCATCCGCGACGACGACCGGCTGGCCTCAGCCATGCTCCCCACCGGCGACGGCCTCCTGGTAGCCGTCAAGAAATAA
- the dapE gene encoding succinyl-diaminopimelate desuccinylase — translation MVTAETASEPATKPLNLRQDVALLTAAVMDMNSVSGNETELADAVETALRGIPQLHVVRDGDSLIARTELGRSERVILAGHLDTVPLPVTFGARGTVPSTWDSGIPGEGVLYGRGATDMKGGVAVQLALAATLFDGGAEPKRDVTFVFYDHEEVEAVKSGLGRLVRNHGGLLNGDFAILLEPTDGTVEGGCNGTMRLEATTIGEAAHSARAWMGSNAIHAAAPILDRLAEYQPATINVDGLDYRESLNAVKIHGGTAGNVIPDRCVVVINYRFAPDKSPDQAEAHVRNLLEGFDVVRTDSAAGARPGLNHPAAASFVAAVGAEPKPKYGWTDVARFSALGIPAVNFGPGDPLLAHKDNEHVDADAIRKCLRALRTWLTA, via the coding sequence ATGGTGACTGCCGAAACCGCCTCCGAGCCCGCCACCAAGCCCCTGAACCTCCGTCAGGATGTAGCCCTGCTGACCGCAGCCGTGATGGACATGAACAGTGTGTCCGGAAACGAAACTGAGCTGGCTGACGCCGTCGAAACCGCACTGCGGGGCATCCCGCAGCTCCACGTGGTGCGTGATGGTGATTCGTTGATCGCGCGGACAGAGCTGGGCCGGAGCGAACGGGTCATCCTTGCCGGCCACCTGGACACGGTGCCCTTGCCGGTCACATTCGGTGCGCGGGGCACGGTTCCCTCCACCTGGGACTCCGGCATTCCCGGCGAGGGCGTCCTGTACGGACGTGGGGCCACAGACATGAAGGGCGGCGTTGCAGTGCAGTTAGCCCTGGCTGCCACCCTGTTCGACGGCGGGGCGGAACCGAAACGGGATGTCACGTTTGTTTTCTATGACCACGAGGAAGTGGAGGCGGTGAAGAGCGGTCTGGGCCGCCTTGTCCGTAACCACGGCGGGCTGCTGAACGGCGACTTCGCCATACTGTTGGAGCCCACCGACGGCACGGTGGAGGGCGGGTGTAACGGCACCATGCGGCTGGAAGCAACCACCATCGGCGAAGCCGCGCATTCTGCCCGGGCCTGGATGGGAAGCAATGCCATCCACGCCGCGGCGCCCATCCTTGACCGGTTGGCTGAATACCAGCCGGCCACCATCAATGTTGACGGGCTCGATTACCGTGAGAGCCTCAATGCCGTGAAAATCCACGGCGGCACTGCAGGCAACGTGATTCCGGACCGGTGTGTGGTGGTGATCAACTACCGCTTCGCCCCGGACAAATCCCCGGACCAGGCTGAGGCCCATGTGCGGAACCTCCTGGAAGGTTTTGACGTAGTACGGACGGACAGCGCTGCAGGCGCACGTCCCGGACTGAACCACCCGGCAGCCGCATCCTTCGTGGCAGCCGTCGGAGCCGAGCCGAAACCGAAATACGGCTGGACCGACGTCGCGCGGTTCAGTGCACTGGGCATTCCAGCGGTGAACTTTGGTCCGGGCGACCCGCTGCTGGCCCACAAGGACAACGAGCACGTGGACGCCGACGCAATCCGGAAATGCCTGCGGGCGTTGCGGACCTGGCTGACAGCCTGA
- a CDS encoding glutamate ABC transporter substrate-binding protein has translation MKAFLTRRKSLLVAASAALALSLSACGGGTGTTSDPTVAATPTFAAGSTMEKLSKAGTIKIGTKYDQPLFGQVGLDGKPIGFDVEIGKLIAAKLGIAADKIEWSETVSANREPFIQQGRVDLVIATYTINDRRKEVVSFAGPYYEAGQALMVNKDNDAIKKPEDVKGKKVCSVTGSTPAATIVEKYGAELVPAATYSACLEPLRNKQVEAITTDNVILAGFVDKEPEAFKLASDETFTKEPYGIGLKKEDTEFRNWINDQLEEFAKDGSYKKAWEATAGEVIKTAPELPEINRY, from the coding sequence ATGAAGGCATTTTTGACCCGGAGGAAATCCCTCCTGGTAGCAGCATCCGCAGCCCTGGCGCTGTCACTGAGCGCATGCGGCGGCGGAACCGGCACCACCAGCGACCCCACCGTCGCCGCGACTCCGACGTTCGCGGCAGGGAGCACCATGGAAAAGCTCTCCAAGGCCGGAACCATCAAGATCGGCACCAAGTACGACCAGCCGCTGTTCGGCCAGGTGGGCCTGGACGGAAAGCCCATTGGCTTTGACGTCGAGATCGGAAAGCTGATCGCTGCGAAGCTCGGAATTGCCGCAGACAAGATTGAATGGTCCGAAACCGTATCGGCCAACCGCGAACCGTTCATCCAGCAGGGCCGCGTTGACCTGGTCATCGCCACGTACACCATCAATGACAGGCGCAAGGAAGTCGTCAGCTTCGCCGGCCCGTATTACGAAGCCGGCCAGGCCCTGATGGTCAACAAGGACAACGACGCCATCAAGAAGCCGGAGGACGTCAAGGGCAAGAAGGTTTGTTCTGTGACCGGCTCCACCCCCGCTGCCACCATCGTTGAGAAGTACGGAGCAGAGCTTGTTCCGGCCGCCACCTATTCAGCTTGCCTGGAACCCCTCCGCAACAAGCAGGTCGAGGCCATCACTACTGACAACGTGATCCTGGCCGGGTTTGTAGACAAGGAGCCCGAGGCGTTCAAGCTTGCCTCGGATGAGACGTTCACCAAGGAGCCCTACGGCATTGGCCTGAAGAAGGAAGACACCGAATTCCGCAACTGGATCAACGACCAGCTGGAGGAGTTCGCAAAGGACGGGTCGTACAAGAAGGCCTGGGAAGCAACTGCCGGCGAGGTCATCAAGACTGCCCCGGAGCTTCCTGAGATCAACCGCTACTAA
- a CDS encoding amino acid ABC transporter ATP-binding protein — MTTHVPGDALVSLNGVNKHYGQLHVLKDIDLHVRKGEVVVVIGPSGSGKSTLCRAINRLETIEGGTISIDGKVLPEEGKELARLRADVGMVFQSFNLFAHKTILENVTLGPIKVKGVPKAQADKEAMALLERVGVGHQAPKLPAQLSGGQQQRVAIARALAMKPKVMLFDEPTSALDPEMINEVLDVMIQLAKEGMTMIVVTHEMGFARKAADRVVFMADGQIVEDATPEEFFTNPQSSRAKDFLSKLLTH, encoded by the coding sequence ATGACTACTCATGTGCCCGGCGATGCGCTCGTCTCCCTGAATGGTGTCAACAAACATTACGGTCAGCTTCACGTGTTGAAGGACATCGATCTCCACGTCCGCAAGGGCGAAGTGGTTGTTGTTATTGGCCCTTCCGGTTCGGGCAAGTCGACTCTGTGCCGCGCCATCAACCGCCTCGAAACGATTGAAGGCGGAACCATCAGTATTGATGGAAAAGTCCTTCCGGAGGAAGGAAAGGAACTCGCCCGCCTCCGGGCCGACGTCGGCATGGTGTTCCAGTCGTTCAACCTGTTTGCCCATAAAACCATCCTGGAGAACGTGACCCTGGGCCCGATCAAGGTCAAGGGTGTTCCCAAGGCCCAGGCTGACAAGGAAGCCATGGCTCTCCTTGAGCGGGTCGGCGTAGGCCACCAGGCCCCTAAGCTGCCCGCCCAGCTGTCCGGCGGCCAGCAGCAGCGTGTTGCCATTGCCCGTGCATTGGCCATGAAGCCCAAGGTCATGCTTTTTGACGAGCCCACCTCCGCCCTTGACCCGGAAATGATCAATGAAGTGCTCGACGTCATGATCCAGCTGGCCAAGGAGGGCATGACCATGATCGTGGTCACCCACGAGATGGGCTTCGCCCGCAAGGCAGCGGACCGCGTGGTGTTTATGGCAGACGGCCAGATCGTCGAGGACGCAACGCCCGAAGAGTTCTTCACCAATCCCCAGAGCAGCCGGGCCAAGGACTTCCTGTCCAAGCTTCTTACGCACTGA
- a CDS encoding amino acid ABC transporter permease: MDAILENLPLYWEGLLRTLFLSTVSGVIALVLGTLLAAARVSPVAALRGFSMTYVEVLRNTPLTIAFFFAAIVLPRLGVTFEQFEVAAIIALSAYTAAFIAEAVRSGVNSVPVGQAEAARSIGMKFSQVLSLIILPQALRTVIPPLINILIALVKNSSVAGAFFVLELFGYGRQLANTYGDQVLAVLLGVAFFYLLLTVPLGILASTVEKKVAISR; this comes from the coding sequence ATGGACGCTATTCTCGAAAACCTGCCGCTTTACTGGGAGGGCCTTCTCCGGACCCTGTTCCTGTCTACTGTGTCCGGAGTGATCGCCCTCGTGTTGGGGACGTTGCTGGCCGCAGCCAGGGTTTCTCCTGTCGCCGCCCTGCGTGGCTTCAGCATGACCTATGTTGAAGTCCTCCGAAACACCCCCCTGACCATTGCCTTTTTCTTTGCCGCTATTGTGCTCCCCCGTCTTGGAGTGACGTTCGAGCAGTTTGAAGTGGCAGCAATCATCGCCCTCAGTGCCTACACCGCAGCCTTCATCGCTGAAGCTGTCCGCTCCGGTGTTAACAGCGTTCCTGTTGGGCAGGCCGAGGCTGCCCGCAGCATCGGAATGAAGTTCAGCCAGGTGCTGTCCCTCATCATCCTGCCGCAGGCACTTCGCACCGTCATTCCACCATTGATCAACATCCTGATCGCCCTCGTAAAGAACTCGTCCGTTGCCGGTGCCTTCTTTGTGCTGGAGCTGTTCGGCTACGGCAGGCAGCTTGCCAACACCTATGGTGACCAGGTGCTGGCCGTACTGCTCGGCGTTGCGTTCTTCTACCTCCTGCTTACCGTTCCGCTCGGTATCCTGGCCAGCACCGTCGAAAAAAAGGTGGCGATTTCCCGATGA
- a CDS encoding TIGR00730 family Rossman fold protein has translation MSINADPAKTAQPRRKGPLELRRKQAAVEMSDQHLLDSKGPGQFVHTDPWRVMRIQSEFVEGFGALADLGPAVSVFGSARTKPGSPYYEMGVEVGRKLAAAGVAVITGGGPGSMEAANRGTVEGNGVSVGLGIELPFEQGLNQWVDLGINFRYFFARKTMFVKYAQGFIVLPGGLGTLDELFEAMVLVQTRKVTSFPIVLLGVAFWGPMIEWIRGTLVAEGMVSEKDLDLIQLVDDPAEAVDLVLHGTVLAPSTNGEQRPE, from the coding sequence ATGAGCATCAACGCAGACCCGGCCAAAACTGCCCAGCCACGCCGCAAGGGGCCCCTTGAACTTCGCCGCAAACAGGCAGCGGTGGAAATGTCGGACCAGCATTTGCTGGACAGCAAGGGTCCCGGGCAGTTCGTCCATACGGATCCATGGCGCGTGATGCGGATCCAGAGCGAATTCGTTGAAGGATTCGGGGCGCTCGCGGACCTGGGGCCGGCGGTCAGCGTCTTCGGTTCAGCAAGGACCAAACCCGGCAGCCCGTACTACGAAATGGGTGTCGAGGTGGGCCGGAAACTGGCGGCTGCCGGTGTAGCGGTGATCACGGGCGGCGGTCCGGGGTCCATGGAGGCAGCCAACAGGGGCACCGTGGAAGGTAACGGTGTATCTGTGGGCCTGGGCATCGAATTGCCCTTCGAGCAGGGACTCAACCAATGGGTGGACCTGGGCATCAACTTCCGGTACTTTTTCGCCCGGAAGACCATGTTCGTCAAATACGCCCAAGGGTTCATCGTCCTCCCCGGAGGCCTGGGGACGCTGGATGAACTCTTTGAAGCCATGGTGCTCGTCCAGACGCGGAAAGTGACCTCGTTCCCGATTGTCCTCCTCGGCGTCGCATTTTGGGGGCCGATGATCGAGTGGATCAGGGGCACCCTGGTGGCGGAAGGAATGGTTTCCGAGAAGGACCTGGACCTGATCCAACTCGTTGATGATCCGGCCGAAGCGGTGGACCTGGTGTTGCACGGCACGGTCCTCGCGCCGTCAACCAATGGGGAACAGCGGCCCGAATAG
- a CDS encoding amino acid ABC transporter permease: MSSVLYDVPGPKARRVSLIGSIVGSLLILGLLALIITTLAQQGIFEGRRWAIFTRADVWMLLGNGIGATLSAAAIAAIIAFPLGLMLCLLRISDAAAVRIPTRVVLEFLRGMPVVLMMFFVLLVFGTNPFIAVVSGLVLYNAAVFSEIIRAGIQSLPKGQREAGLTIGLTSFQSRMLIELPQAVRRMMPSLVAQLVVLLKDTSLGYIVAYGELLRAVQVMADFLGTAFLFPIFFVAAAIYIAINICVSRIAVWIEHRGTKKAAGGVAKAEPEPIEAAVP; the protein is encoded by the coding sequence ATGAGCTCAGTTCTTTATGACGTCCCGGGCCCCAAGGCACGCAGGGTTTCCCTCATCGGGTCAATCGTGGGCTCGCTGCTGATCCTTGGCCTGCTCGCCTTGATCATCACCACCCTCGCCCAGCAAGGAATTTTCGAAGGCCGGCGTTGGGCCATTTTCACCCGTGCAGATGTCTGGATGTTGCTCGGGAACGGTATCGGAGCAACCCTCAGCGCCGCCGCCATCGCAGCGATCATCGCATTTCCCCTGGGTCTGATGCTCTGCCTCCTGAGGATCTCGGACGCCGCAGCTGTCCGCATTCCCACACGTGTTGTGCTGGAGTTCCTGCGTGGTATGCCCGTTGTGCTGATGATGTTCTTCGTTTTGCTGGTCTTTGGCACCAACCCGTTCATCGCCGTGGTGTCCGGCCTGGTCCTCTACAACGCCGCCGTCTTCTCGGAGATCATCCGTGCCGGCATTCAGTCACTGCCCAAGGGCCAGCGTGAGGCAGGCCTGACCATCGGACTGACCAGCTTCCAGTCACGCATGCTCATCGAACTGCCGCAGGCTGTCCGCCGGATGATGCCATCGCTGGTGGCCCAGCTGGTGGTGCTCCTGAAGGACACGTCCCTTGGGTACATCGTGGCCTATGGCGAACTGCTCCGGGCCGTGCAGGTCATGGCGGACTTCCTGGGAACGGCATTCCTGTTCCCGATCTTCTTCGTGGCAGCAGCCATCTACATCGCGATCAACATCTGCGTTTCACGGATCGCCGTGTGGATCGAACACCGTGGCACCAAGAAGGCAGCCGGCGGCGTGGCAAAGGCTGAGCCTGAGCCCATCGAAGCCGCAGTTCCGTAA